From Microcebus murinus isolate Inina unplaced genomic scaffold, M.murinus_Inina_mat1.0 scaf010_hap2_Mmur4.0, whole genome shotgun sequence, a single genomic window includes:
- the DUS1L gene encoding tRNA-dihydrouridine(16/17) synthase [NAD(P)(+)]-like — translation MAKLQGFEFWSRTLGGARHVVAPMVDQSELAWRLLSRRHGAQLCYTPMLHAQVFVRDANYRKENLYCEVCPEDRPLIVQFCANDPEVFVQAALLAQDHCDAIDLNLGCPQMIAKRGHYGAFLQEEWDLLQRMILLAHEKLSVPVTCKIRVFPEIEKTVRYAQMLEKAGCQLLTVHGRTKEQRGPLSGAASWEHIKAVRKAVAIPVFANGNIQCLQDVERCLRDTGVQGVMSAEGNLHNPALFEGRSPAVWELVEEYLDLVRQHPCPLSYVRAHLFKLWHHTLQVHQQLREELAKVKTLEGIAAVSQELKLRCQEEMSRQQGEKPTSDLPFFHWICQPYVRPGPREGSRNSGACSKRALEEEEGSSEVLSKNKQKKQLRNPHKTFDPSLKPKYAKCDQCGNPKGNRCVFNLCRGCCKKRAFKETADCPGHGLLFKTKLEKSLACKGAQLGLQEPQQAGPGAPGGFSEVVGSALA, via the exons ATGGCCAAGCTGCAGGGCTTCGAGTTCTGGAGCCGCACCCTGGGGGGAGCCCGCCACGTGGTGGCTCCCATGGTGGACCAAAGCGAGCTGGCCTGGAGGCTGCTgagccgccgccacggggcacaGCTGTGCTACACCCCCATGCTGCATGCCCAGGTCTTCGTCCGCGACGCAAACTACCGGAAGGAAAACCTCTACTGCGAAGTGTGCCCGGAGGACCGGCCCCTCATtgtgcag TTCTGTGCCAATGACCCAGAGGTGTTTGTCCAGGCGGCTCTCCTGGCACAGGATCACTGCGACGCCATCGACCTGAACTTGGGCTGTCCACAGATGATAGCCAAGAGAG GTCACTATGGTGCCTTCCTGCAGGAAGAGTGGGACCTGCTCCAAAGAATGA TTCTGCTGGCCCATGAGAAACTCTCTGTTCCTGTCACGTGCAAGATCCGTGTCTTCCCAGAGATTGAGAAGACGGTGCGGTACGCCCAGATGCTGGAGAAGGCCGGCTGCCAG TTGCTGACCGTGCACGGACGCACCAAGGAGCAGAGGGGGCCCCTGTCAGGCGCAGCGTCCTGGGAACACATCAAGGCTGTGCG GAAGGCTGTGGCCATCCCTGTGTTTGCCAACGGGAACATCCAGTGCCTGCAGGACGTGGAGCGGTGCCTGCGGGACACGGGCGTGCAGGGGGTCATGAGTGcag AGGGCAACCTGCACAACCCCGCCCTGTTCGAGGGCCGGAGCCCTGCAGTGTGGGAGCTGGTGGAGGAGTACCTGGACCTCGTGCGCCAGCACCCCTGCCCACTGTCCTACGTCCGGGCCCACCTCTTCAAGCTGTGGCACCACAC GCTGCAGGTGCACCAGCAGCTTCGAGAGGAGCTCGCCAAAGTGAAGACCCTGGAGGGCATCGCTGCTGTGAGCCAGGAGCTGAAGCTGCGCTGCCAG GAGGAGATGTCTAGGCAGCAGGGAGAGAAGCCCACCAGTGACCTGCCGTTCTTCCACTGGATCTGCCAGCCCTACGTCCGGCCAGG GCCCCGGGAGGGGAGCAGGAACTCGGGGGCTTGCAGTAAGcgggccctggaggaggaggagggcagctcAGAGGTCCTGTCCAAGAATAAGCAGAAGAAGCAGCTGAGGAACCCCCACAAGACCTTCGACCCATCTCTGAAGC caAAATATGCAAAGTGTGACCAGTGTGGAAACCCAAAA GGCAACAGGTGTGTGTTCAATCTGTGTCGTGGCTGCTGTAAGAAGCGGGCCTTTAAAGAGACTGCGGATTGCCCAG GTCACGGATTGCTTTTTAAAACCAAACTGGAGAAGTCTCTGGCCTGCAAAGGGGCCCAGCTTGGGCTGCAGGAGCCTCagcaggctgggcctggggcacCAGGTGGCTTCTCTGAAGTTGTGGGCAGTGCGCTGGCCTGA